The following coding sequences are from one Acipenser ruthenus chromosome 7, fAciRut3.2 maternal haplotype, whole genome shotgun sequence window:
- the gtse1 gene encoding G2 and S phase-expressed protein 1 isoform X3, which produces MDSLDNDGCVLLTEEKFDFDLTLSPASVKDEDEDDEVFVGPVRHKEKCVSVGIEKQANMTESKSENIPTGSWSPISGDKFVEIFKEAHLLARQFEKSGSVVQPEKRTDKNEVVEKFVEDSKAKLNILHKSKEHVISPIKRETFCVWDSPLKQLPPAIQQCLISSNTAASPSKTSASPSSPANVCKTQQQKKSTGSSANVYKKEATLSYLKRIPLSKAVSSKATEQAGKSRCVAAEKIGLRRSYGTKPAVQHRGVGGATRRNTSSSSSSLSSMNSSMNSSISVSPTGKGKTNILVNNSLSKTKIQASSSGKRLLPPVAGGRLHTSQVKKVPTVASKLVKSASASSKLPSPARRLGSAATLQPHSPDNKEQPSSVLNVQSSAQQNKTTSDIKGSVPVFPKPKAFIAPTPTGHLKGPRYSGVPSPEAPRIMQPKRLMSCSNTGSSTRASTTTDLSAEVAHTPKHTPILGARSVSVTSSVRRSSALPTPVSRRFSGIPVMTPRTLPRTLVSSSRASESAKVLLSDRNFSASPLQINEVKPQDRCQYDSLTREQSPPLQMVPCSLDFSPEKPKAELHQDTLKYQTVVSPAKPCDALTETEPVSSAEKETLLVDIEVDAQPSVTKMEDRPLIDLSNTPDLINKSLPLKPTVVGQLIDLSSPLIKFCPVARKENEESPLIKFTF; this is translated from the exons TGTAAAGGATGAAGATGAGGATGATGAAGTGTTTGTGGGGCCTGTTCGGCATAAAGAGAAATGTGTTTcagttggaattgaaaaacaagcTAACATGACTGAAAGCAAGTCTGAAAACATCCCTACAGGAAGTTGGAGCCCTATAAGTGGGGATAAGTTTGTTGAAATTTTTAAAGAAGCACATTTGCTGGCAAGGCAGTTTGAAAAAAGTGGCAGTGTTGTACAGCCTGAAAAGAGAACTGATAAAAATGAAGTTGTTGAAAAGTTTGTTGAGGACTCTAAAGCTAAACTTAATATTCTTCATAAATCAAAAGAGCATGTCATAAGCCCGATTAAAAGGGAAACATTTTGTGTTTGGGATAGTCCTTTAAAACAGCTCCCCCCAGCCATACAACAATGTCTCATATCCTCCAACACGGCTGCAAGTCCTTCAAAAACAAGTGCTAGTCCATCCAGTCCTGCTAACGTTTGTAAGACTCAACAGCAGAAAAAGAGCACAGGTAGTTCAGCAAATGTGTACAAGAAAGAAGCTACACTATCTTATCTAAAGCGAATTCCCTTAAGCAAAGCAGTGTCttcaaaagcaactgaacaagcTGGAAAAAGCAGATGTGTGGCAGCAGAAAAG ATTGGTCTTCGAAGGTCGTATGGAACAAAACCTGCTGTCCAGCACAGAGGTGTTGGGGGTGCTACTAGAAGAAAcacatcatcatcctcctcctctttaTCAAGTATGAATTCAAGCATGAATTCCAGTATTTCTGTGTCTCCTACTGGAAAAG GTAAAACAAACATATTGGTAAATAATTCCTTGAGCAAAACAAAGATACAGGCATCTTCCAGTGGGAAAAGACTTCTACCACCTGTAGCTGGTGGACGTTTACACACATCTCAAGTAAAAAAAGTTCCAACTGTTGCATCTAAGCTAGTCAAATCTGCAAGTGCTAGTAGTAAACTCCCTAGTCCTGCCAGACGACTGGGATCTGCAGCAACACTTCAACCACACAGTCCAGACAACAAGGAACAACCAAGTTCAGTGTTAAATGTGCAGAGTTCAGctcaacaaaataaaactacaagtGACATCAAGGGAAGTGTACCAGTATTCCCAAAACCAAAGGCATTCATTGCACCTACACCAACTGGTCACCTGAAAGGTCCAAGGTACTCCGGGG TACCTTCACCTGAAGCACCTCGGATTATGCAACCCAAGAGGCTAATGTCATGCAGTAATACTGGAAG TAGCACTCGGGCAAGTACCACTACTGATCTTTCTGCTGAAGTTGCACATACTCCTAAACATACCCCCATTCTTGGAGCTCGATCTGTCTCTGTGACATCCAGTGTACGCCGTTCCTCTGCCTTGCCTACACCAGTGAGCAGACGTTTCTCTGGAATTCCAGTAATGACCCCCAGAACTCTACCAAGGACACTGGTGTCTTCATCTCGAGCATCTGAGAGTGCCAAAGTCCTTTTATCTGACAGAAATTTTTCAGCAAG TCCCCTACAGATAAATGAAGTAAAGCCACAAGACAGGTGCCAGTATGATTCTTTAACCAGAGAACAGTCTCCTCCACTACAGATGGTCCCATGTTCTCTAGATTTTTCACCAGAGAAGCCGAAGGCAGAACTACACCAAGACACTTTAAAATACCAGACAGTTGTAAGCCCTGCAAAACCTTGTGATGCTTTAACAGAAACGGAACCTGTGAGTTCTGCTGAAAAAGAG ACTTTGCTTGTGGACATTGAAGTGGATGCTCAACCCTCTGTTACAAAGATGGAAGATAGACCTCTTATTGATCTCTCAAACACTCCAGACTTGATTAACAAATCACTGCCACTCAAGCCTACTGTGGTTGGACAG
- the gtse1 gene encoding G2 and S phase-expressed protein 1 isoform X2, translated as MDSLDNDGCVLLTEEKFDFDLTLSPASVKDEDEDDEVFVGPVRHKEKCVSVGIEKQANMTESKSENIPTGSWSPISGDKFVEIFKEAHLLARQFEKSGSVVQPEKRTDKNEVVEKFVEDSKAKLNILHKSKEHVISPIKRETFCVWDSPLKQLPPAIQQCLISSNTAASPSKTSASPSSPANVCKTQQQKKSTGSSANVYKKEATLSYLKRIPLSKAVSSKATEQAGKSRCVAAEKPKPGIKSSPSRRRHNSSACSSEDLQSDNASVASDISESSLNGSILGKRTVPVSNKIGLRRSYGTKPAVQHRGVGGATRRNTSSSSSSLSSMNSSMNSSISVSPTGKGKTNILVNNSLSKTKIQASSSGKRLLPPVAGGRLHTSQVKKVPTVASKLVKSASASSKLPSPARRLGSAATLQPHSPDNKEQPSSVLNVQSSAQQNKTTSDIKGSVPVFPKPKAFIAPTPTGHLKGPRYSGVPSPEAPRIMQPKRLMSCSNTGSTRASTTTDLSAEVAHTPKHTPILGARSVSVTSSVRRSSALPTPVSRRFSGIPVMTPRTLPRTLVSSSRASESAKVLLSDRNFSASPLQINEVKPQDRCQYDSLTREQSPPLQMVPCSLDFSPEKPKAELHQDTLKYQTVVSPAKPCDALTETEPVSSAEKETLLVDIEVDAQPSVTKMEDRPLIDLSNTPDLINKSLPLKPTVVGQLIDLSSPLIKFCPVARKENEESPLIKFTF; from the exons TGTAAAGGATGAAGATGAGGATGATGAAGTGTTTGTGGGGCCTGTTCGGCATAAAGAGAAATGTGTTTcagttggaattgaaaaacaagcTAACATGACTGAAAGCAAGTCTGAAAACATCCCTACAGGAAGTTGGAGCCCTATAAGTGGGGATAAGTTTGTTGAAATTTTTAAAGAAGCACATTTGCTGGCAAGGCAGTTTGAAAAAAGTGGCAGTGTTGTACAGCCTGAAAAGAGAACTGATAAAAATGAAGTTGTTGAAAAGTTTGTTGAGGACTCTAAAGCTAAACTTAATATTCTTCATAAATCAAAAGAGCATGTCATAAGCCCGATTAAAAGGGAAACATTTTGTGTTTGGGATAGTCCTTTAAAACAGCTCCCCCCAGCCATACAACAATGTCTCATATCCTCCAACACGGCTGCAAGTCCTTCAAAAACAAGTGCTAGTCCATCCAGTCCTGCTAACGTTTGTAAGACTCAACAGCAGAAAAAGAGCACAGGTAGTTCAGCAAATGTGTACAAGAAAGAAGCTACACTATCTTATCTAAAGCGAATTCCCTTAAGCAAAGCAGTGTCttcaaaagcaactgaacaagcTGGAAAAAGCAGATGTGTGGCAGCAGAAAAG ccaAAACCCGGAATTAAATCTAGTCCTTCAAGAAGGCGGCATAACAGTAGTGCATGTTCATCCGAGGATTTGCAATCTGATAATGCAAGCGTTGCTTCAGATATAAGTGAGTCGTCCCTAAACGGTAGCATCCTGGGAAAAAGAACTGTTCCAGTTTCCAATAAG ATTGGTCTTCGAAGGTCGTATGGAACAAAACCTGCTGTCCAGCACAGAGGTGTTGGGGGTGCTACTAGAAGAAAcacatcatcatcctcctcctctttaTCAAGTATGAATTCAAGCATGAATTCCAGTATTTCTGTGTCTCCTACTGGAAAAG GTAAAACAAACATATTGGTAAATAATTCCTTGAGCAAAACAAAGATACAGGCATCTTCCAGTGGGAAAAGACTTCTACCACCTGTAGCTGGTGGACGTTTACACACATCTCAAGTAAAAAAAGTTCCAACTGTTGCATCTAAGCTAGTCAAATCTGCAAGTGCTAGTAGTAAACTCCCTAGTCCTGCCAGACGACTGGGATCTGCAGCAACACTTCAACCACACAGTCCAGACAACAAGGAACAACCAAGTTCAGTGTTAAATGTGCAGAGTTCAGctcaacaaaataaaactacaagtGACATCAAGGGAAGTGTACCAGTATTCCCAAAACCAAAGGCATTCATTGCACCTACACCAACTGGTCACCTGAAAGGTCCAAGGTACTCCGGGG TACCTTCACCTGAAGCACCTCGGATTATGCAACCCAAGAGGCTAATGTCATGCAGTAATACTGGAAG CACTCGGGCAAGTACCACTACTGATCTTTCTGCTGAAGTTGCACATACTCCTAAACATACCCCCATTCTTGGAGCTCGATCTGTCTCTGTGACATCCAGTGTACGCCGTTCCTCTGCCTTGCCTACACCAGTGAGCAGACGTTTCTCTGGAATTCCAGTAATGACCCCCAGAACTCTACCAAGGACACTGGTGTCTTCATCTCGAGCATCTGAGAGTGCCAAAGTCCTTTTATCTGACAGAAATTTTTCAGCAAG TCCCCTACAGATAAATGAAGTAAAGCCACAAGACAGGTGCCAGTATGATTCTTTAACCAGAGAACAGTCTCCTCCACTACAGATGGTCCCATGTTCTCTAGATTTTTCACCAGAGAAGCCGAAGGCAGAACTACACCAAGACACTTTAAAATACCAGACAGTTGTAAGCCCTGCAAAACCTTGTGATGCTTTAACAGAAACGGAACCTGTGAGTTCTGCTGAAAAAGAG ACTTTGCTTGTGGACATTGAAGTGGATGCTCAACCCTCTGTTACAAAGATGGAAGATAGACCTCTTATTGATCTCTCAAACACTCCAGACTTGATTAACAAATCACTGCCACTCAAGCCTACTGTGGTTGGACAG
- the gtse1 gene encoding G2 and S phase-expressed protein 1 isoform X1 → MDSLDNDGCVLLTEEKFDFDLTLSPASVKDEDEDDEVFVGPVRHKEKCVSVGIEKQANMTESKSENIPTGSWSPISGDKFVEIFKEAHLLARQFEKSGSVVQPEKRTDKNEVVEKFVEDSKAKLNILHKSKEHVISPIKRETFCVWDSPLKQLPPAIQQCLISSNTAASPSKTSASPSSPANVCKTQQQKKSTGSSANVYKKEATLSYLKRIPLSKAVSSKATEQAGKSRCVAAEKPKPGIKSSPSRRRHNSSACSSEDLQSDNASVASDISESSLNGSILGKRTVPVSNKIGLRRSYGTKPAVQHRGVGGATRRNTSSSSSSLSSMNSSMNSSISVSPTGKGKTNILVNNSLSKTKIQASSSGKRLLPPVAGGRLHTSQVKKVPTVASKLVKSASASSKLPSPARRLGSAATLQPHSPDNKEQPSSVLNVQSSAQQNKTTSDIKGSVPVFPKPKAFIAPTPTGHLKGPRYSGVPSPEAPRIMQPKRLMSCSNTGSSTRASTTTDLSAEVAHTPKHTPILGARSVSVTSSVRRSSALPTPVSRRFSGIPVMTPRTLPRTLVSSSRASESAKVLLSDRNFSASPLQINEVKPQDRCQYDSLTREQSPPLQMVPCSLDFSPEKPKAELHQDTLKYQTVVSPAKPCDALTETEPVSSAEKETLLVDIEVDAQPSVTKMEDRPLIDLSNTPDLINKSLPLKPTVVGQLIDLSSPLIKFCPVARKENEESPLIKFTF, encoded by the exons TGTAAAGGATGAAGATGAGGATGATGAAGTGTTTGTGGGGCCTGTTCGGCATAAAGAGAAATGTGTTTcagttggaattgaaaaacaagcTAACATGACTGAAAGCAAGTCTGAAAACATCCCTACAGGAAGTTGGAGCCCTATAAGTGGGGATAAGTTTGTTGAAATTTTTAAAGAAGCACATTTGCTGGCAAGGCAGTTTGAAAAAAGTGGCAGTGTTGTACAGCCTGAAAAGAGAACTGATAAAAATGAAGTTGTTGAAAAGTTTGTTGAGGACTCTAAAGCTAAACTTAATATTCTTCATAAATCAAAAGAGCATGTCATAAGCCCGATTAAAAGGGAAACATTTTGTGTTTGGGATAGTCCTTTAAAACAGCTCCCCCCAGCCATACAACAATGTCTCATATCCTCCAACACGGCTGCAAGTCCTTCAAAAACAAGTGCTAGTCCATCCAGTCCTGCTAACGTTTGTAAGACTCAACAGCAGAAAAAGAGCACAGGTAGTTCAGCAAATGTGTACAAGAAAGAAGCTACACTATCTTATCTAAAGCGAATTCCCTTAAGCAAAGCAGTGTCttcaaaagcaactgaacaagcTGGAAAAAGCAGATGTGTGGCAGCAGAAAAG ccaAAACCCGGAATTAAATCTAGTCCTTCAAGAAGGCGGCATAACAGTAGTGCATGTTCATCCGAGGATTTGCAATCTGATAATGCAAGCGTTGCTTCAGATATAAGTGAGTCGTCCCTAAACGGTAGCATCCTGGGAAAAAGAACTGTTCCAGTTTCCAATAAG ATTGGTCTTCGAAGGTCGTATGGAACAAAACCTGCTGTCCAGCACAGAGGTGTTGGGGGTGCTACTAGAAGAAAcacatcatcatcctcctcctctttaTCAAGTATGAATTCAAGCATGAATTCCAGTATTTCTGTGTCTCCTACTGGAAAAG GTAAAACAAACATATTGGTAAATAATTCCTTGAGCAAAACAAAGATACAGGCATCTTCCAGTGGGAAAAGACTTCTACCACCTGTAGCTGGTGGACGTTTACACACATCTCAAGTAAAAAAAGTTCCAACTGTTGCATCTAAGCTAGTCAAATCTGCAAGTGCTAGTAGTAAACTCCCTAGTCCTGCCAGACGACTGGGATCTGCAGCAACACTTCAACCACACAGTCCAGACAACAAGGAACAACCAAGTTCAGTGTTAAATGTGCAGAGTTCAGctcaacaaaataaaactacaagtGACATCAAGGGAAGTGTACCAGTATTCCCAAAACCAAAGGCATTCATTGCACCTACACCAACTGGTCACCTGAAAGGTCCAAGGTACTCCGGGG TACCTTCACCTGAAGCACCTCGGATTATGCAACCCAAGAGGCTAATGTCATGCAGTAATACTGGAAG TAGCACTCGGGCAAGTACCACTACTGATCTTTCTGCTGAAGTTGCACATACTCCTAAACATACCCCCATTCTTGGAGCTCGATCTGTCTCTGTGACATCCAGTGTACGCCGTTCCTCTGCCTTGCCTACACCAGTGAGCAGACGTTTCTCTGGAATTCCAGTAATGACCCCCAGAACTCTACCAAGGACACTGGTGTCTTCATCTCGAGCATCTGAGAGTGCCAAAGTCCTTTTATCTGACAGAAATTTTTCAGCAAG TCCCCTACAGATAAATGAAGTAAAGCCACAAGACAGGTGCCAGTATGATTCTTTAACCAGAGAACAGTCTCCTCCACTACAGATGGTCCCATGTTCTCTAGATTTTTCACCAGAGAAGCCGAAGGCAGAACTACACCAAGACACTTTAAAATACCAGACAGTTGTAAGCCCTGCAAAACCTTGTGATGCTTTAACAGAAACGGAACCTGTGAGTTCTGCTGAAAAAGAG ACTTTGCTTGTGGACATTGAAGTGGATGCTCAACCCTCTGTTACAAAGATGGAAGATAGACCTCTTATTGATCTCTCAAACACTCCAGACTTGATTAACAAATCACTGCCACTCAAGCCTACTGTGGTTGGACAG